From Etheostoma spectabile isolate EspeVRDwgs_2016 chromosome 19, UIUC_Espe_1.0, whole genome shotgun sequence, the proteins below share one genomic window:
- the rpgrip1 gene encoding protein fantom isoform X1, with amino-acid sequence MSPVMDETAGDLPVRDVGPMRGGLMPTAPDTLRDVKSWRKHHVMKTKTDPQRRFRFPREHLEDLCLRLQEENSMLGQHTRIQEQRLRRMSARLIRLRQARPGSSAVKERDMEDTIQELEARVAMLESQKAVLQNKLSLAKQHIMDIGGRTPYKFSKGKSMEVEGGVRRAAQTAPPRYGPTLEDTRAEMERFRSSVTEQVRAAELELTAQVLRDTLREKEKEIEGTVRDIRKQQADRHRITIRENVDQIRLQKQLSDKSTALRVTQEKFNNLQEAYENQLEESQRSLRESQGALLEKVEELTEQLKQERQRALALEGQLTTSTLSIQTLDRLQDRILDLEGERDLIKENYDTLLESTLSVRSNYEGNGEQHTEVNQRREEEGENIRGMDIQRLEEMLQAERGERARLELELEKLRRDKEMLEEKREQERAFSATTRDGREHLEQEVVHYKEQVSALQDKLDSVTKEFDMSVEDLSETLIQIKAFRMQQESRTKLHFLWANEKVEDSPRELANIQASHAETVLELQKTRNLLLLEHHISKDLQEELNTVNQKIDREREESRRRMAEKDKLLSKRSFQINALQAQLKELAYSPRNYKRTIPIQYTWPAGDQEVVQPIEDDLPFSQLRAGESLLEIHLKAATFTPAGLRTMGSICREDIVTFCTYSLLDFEVHSTPLVSGSQPNYGFTSRYALTARELGRLGGQGSRVRVELHQAIGGVKFVTHGSGQMSFMGAMERRGERVGGHVNIIGSEGEHVGVVDFWVRLFHAAEPTDTVAEGGADRRTATWRSPVQISLGWQDAGQEELHDYGGGIPNELVVMLERCVGLNARWPGLLPDAYLTYRLYDLPPHVSQTVPSNSDPVFSDITGYPLAVTADVLHYLRSSSLWVYVFDDSDDQIPPAYLAKTPIPLQALATGREIRGDYVLRDPAGGPRGLARVWIKWKYPFQPSVDTVLGGQGRQDREMESTEREERRREESEASQRPIAKPRVKTQLFEPRETKAVQKESLPRPPPVKQKRSQNIRPEQPPSVKPLATDRKRSTKRSPDLYHDTAHQTTEPKLTTHSDLPTRKSSPSTSSRRSSASTARTQDLPSVGQVSVEEEEEEEEKRSENAAAGDSDVPETSESSSSQSDIIIMPPKRKMKKGDKLRVEIMSLMFEQSSNVALDKSVQRVYVEYRLLGVPMETTETPMSLRKPTNGEEIHYNFTRVIYVDGSQSAPLRQYLYTMLEGTDPNQGRLKFTVVSEPMDDEEECVDVGHAFLDLRELLLTGNDVSDQQIDVVSVDEDKEVIGNLKVSLEAAKALTGIYQEFHQKRETKKEDDTDEEEEEEKEEEEQRERRKKI; translated from the exons ATGTCGCCAGTAATGGATGAAACAGCCGGGGATCTCCCAGTCAGAGACGTGGGACCAATGAGGGGGGGACTGATGCCAACGGCCCCAG ATACCCTGCGTGATGTGAAGTCATGGAGGAAGCATCATGTGATGAAGACAAAAA CAGATCCTCAGCGCCGGTTTCGGTTTCCCAGAGAGCATCTGGAGGACCTGTGTCTCAGACTGCAAGAGGAAAACAGTATGCTAGGACAACACACTCGTATACAGGAGCAGAGGCTACGCAG GATGTCCGCAAGACTGATTCGTCTCCGTCAGGCCCGTCCTGGGTCCAGTGCTGTGAAGGAGAGGGACATGGAGGACACCATACAGGAGCTGGAAGCCCGCGTGGCTATGCTGGAGAGCCAGAAAGCAGTGCTGCAGAACAAGCTGAGCCTGGCTAAGCAGCACATCATGGACATTGGGGGACGCACACCATACAAGTTCAGTAAAG GTAAAAGTATGGAAGTGGAGGGCGGAGTCAGGAGGGCCGCCCAGACTGCCCCGCCCCGCTACGGACCCACGCTGGAAGACACcagggcagagatggagagatt CAGGTCCAGTGTGACAGAGCAGGTGAGGGCTGCCGAGCTGGAGCTGACTGCCCAGGTGCTCAGAGACAcgctgagagagaaagagaaagagatagagggaactgtgagagacataaggAAGCAACAGGCTGACAGACACAG AATAACTATTAGAGAGAACGTGGATCAGATCCGTCTACAAAAGCAGCTTTCAGACAAGAGCACTGCCCTGAGAGTCACCCAGGAGAAGTTCAACAACCTGCAAGAG GCTTATGAGAATCAGCTGGAGGAG AGTCAGAGATCACTGAGGGAGAGCCAGGGAGCTCTGCTGGAGAAAGTGGAGGAGCTGACTGAACAGCTGAagcaggagagacagagagcccTGGCACTGGAGGGACAACTTACCACGTCTACCCTGTCTATACAGACCCTGGACAGG CTCCAGGATCGGATATTAGAcctggagggagagagggatcTAATAAAAGAAAACTATGACACTCTGCTAGAGAG TACTTTATCTGTGCGGAGCAACTACGAAGGCAATGGTGAACAACATACAGAAGTGAAtcagaggagggaggaggagggagaaaacATCCGGGGGATGGACATCCAGAGACTGGAGGAAATGCTGCAAgcagagaggggggagagggccaggctggagctggagctggagaAACTGAGACGAGACAAGGAGATGTTAGAGGAGAAGAGGGAGCAAGAAAGAG CGTTTTCTGCGACAACGAGAGACGGACGAGAGCATCTGGAACAGGAGGTTGTCCACTACAAAGAGCAGGTTTCTGCTCTGCAGGACAAACTGGACTCTGTCACCAAg gaGTTTGACATGAGTGTTGAGGATCTCAGTGAAACTCTTATACAGATCAAG GCATTTAGGATGCAGCAGGAGAGCAGGACGAAGCTGCATTTCCTCTGGGCTAATGAGAAGGTGGAGGATTCACCCCGGGAGCTGGCAAACATCCAGGCATCGCATGCTGAGACTGTGCTGGAACTACAGAAAACCAGAAACCTTCTACTGCTGGAGCACCACATCAGTAAAGACctgcag GAAGAGCTAAACACAGTCAACCAgaagatagacagagagagggaggagagcaggaggagaatggcagaaaaagacaaactttTATCAAAAAGAAGTTTTCAGATCAACGCTTTACAAG CTCAGTTGAAAGAGTTAGCATACAGCCCCAGGAACTACAAACGGACCATACCAATACAGTACACCTGGCCAGCTGGAGACCAGGAGGTGGTACAGCCCATTGAGGACGACCTACCTTTCTCTCAGCTGAGGGCTGGGGAGTCACTGTTGGAGATCCACCTTAAG GCCGCCACCTTCACCCCAGCAGGGCTCCGCACTATGGGCAGCATCTGTCGTGAAGACATTGTGACCTTCTGCACCTACAGCCTCTTGGACTTTGAGGTGCACTCCACCCCTCTGGTGTCAGGCAGTCAGCCCAACTACGGCTTTACGTCCCGCTACGCTCTAACAGCCAGAGAGCTGGGCAGGCTGGGAGGCCAGGGGTCAAGGGTCAGAGTGGAGCTCCACCAGGCGATAGGAGGGGTCAAGTTTGTGACACATGGAAGTGGGCAGATGTCCTTCATGGGTGCTATGGAAAGGAGAGGGGAGCGTGTTGGTGGACATGTCAATATCATAG GCTCCGAGGGCGAACATGTTGGTGTTGTGGATTTCTGGGTGCGCCTGTTTCATGCTGCAGAGCCGACAGACACTGTGGCAGAGGGAGGAGCTGACAGGAGAACAGCAACATGGAGGAGTCCCGTGCAGATCTCTCTTGGCTGGCAAGATGCTGGTCAGGAG GAGTTACATGACTACGGTGGGGGGATCCCCAATGAGTTGGTGGTTATGTTGGAACGCTGTGTGGGCCTTAACGCTCGCTGGCCTGGACTTCTTCCTGATGCCTACCTGACATACAGGTTGTACGACCTGCCACCTCACGTCTCTCAAACAGTCCCGTCCAACAGTGACCCCGTGTTCAGTGACATCACCGGCTACCCACTTGCCGTAACAGCTGATGTGTTGCACTACCTGAG GTCCAGCAGTTTGTGGGTGTATGTGTTTGATGACAGCGATGACCAGATACCGCCAGCCTATCTGGCCAAGACCCCCATCCCACTGCAAGCCCTGGCTACAGGCAGAGAGATCagag GTGACTATGTTCTCAGGGATCCAGCTGGTGGACCTCGGGGCTTGGCTAGGGTCTGGATAAAATGGAAGTACCCCTTCCAGCCATCAGTGGACACTGTGCTGGGCGGACAGGGAAGACAGGACAGAGAAATGGAAAGCactgagagggaggagaggaggagagaagagtcTGAAGCATCACAGAGGCCTATAGCCAAGCCCAGAGTGAAG ACTCAGCTATTTGAGCCGAGAGAAACCAAAGCAGTGCAGAAAGAGAGTTTG CCTCGGCCTCCACCTGTGAAACAGAAAAGATCACAAAACATACGACCAGAGCAACCCCCCTCGGTGAAACCGCTGGCCACGGACAGGAAGAGATCCACCAAAAGGTCACCTGACCTTTACCACGACACAGCACATCAGACAACCGAGCCCAAACTGACCACACACTCTGATTTGCCAACAAGAAA ATCTTCACCCAGCACATCATCGAGGCGAAGCTCTGCCAGCACTGCCAGGACTCAG GACCTTCCCTCTGTGGGTCAGGTGTCagtagaggaagaggaagaggaggaggagaagaggagtgAGAATG CTGCAGCAGGGGACAGTGATGTCCCAGAAACGTCAGAGTCAAGTTCCTCACAGAGCGACATTATTATCATGCCACCAAAACGGAAAATGAAGAAG GGAGACAAGCTGAGAGTCGAGATCATGTCCCTGATGTTTGAACAGTCCTCAAACGTGGCGCTGGACAAATCAGTGCAGCGTGTGTATGTGGAATACCGGCTGCTGGGTGTCCCCATGGAGACGACAGAAACACCCATGTCCCTCCGCAAACCCACAAATGGGGAGGAGATTCACTACAACTTCACACGAG tgATTTATGTGGATGGTTCCCAGTCAGCTCCACTCAGACAGTATCTTTACACCATGTTGGAGGGCACGGACCCCAACCAGGGCAG GTTAAAGTTCACAGTAGTCAGTGAGCCGATGGACGATGAGGAGGAGTGTGTGGACGTCGGACATGCTTTTCTGGACCTACGGGAacttctcctcactggaaatgATGTCAGCGATCAACAAATTGATG TGGTGAGTGTGGATGAAGACAAGGAGGTGATAGGAAATCTGAAAGTGTCTCTGGAAGCAGCGAAAGCTCTGACTGGGATATACCAGGAGTTTCACCAGAAGAGAGAGACCAAGAAAGAAGATGACAcagatgaggaagaagaggaggagaaagaagaagaggagcagagggagagaagaaaaaagatatAA
- the rpgrip1 gene encoding protein fantom isoform X2 encodes MSPVMDETAGDLPVRDVGPMRGGLMPTAPDTLRDVKSWRKHHVMKTKNPQRRFRFPREHLEDLCLRLQEENSMLGQHTRIQEQRLRRMSARLIRLRQARPGSSAVKERDMEDTIQELEARVAMLESQKAVLQNKLSLAKQHIMDIGGRTPYKFSKGKSMEVEGGVRRAAQTAPPRYGPTLEDTRAEMERFRSSVTEQVRAAELELTAQVLRDTLREKEKEIEGTVRDIRKQQADRHRITIRENVDQIRLQKQLSDKSTALRVTQEKFNNLQEAYENQLEESQRSLRESQGALLEKVEELTEQLKQERQRALALEGQLTTSTLSIQTLDRLQDRILDLEGERDLIKENYDTLLESTLSVRSNYEGNGEQHTEVNQRREEEGENIRGMDIQRLEEMLQAERGERARLELELEKLRRDKEMLEEKREQERAFSATTRDGREHLEQEVVHYKEQVSALQDKLDSVTKEFDMSVEDLSETLIQIKAFRMQQESRTKLHFLWANEKVEDSPRELANIQASHAETVLELQKTRNLLLLEHHISKDLQEELNTVNQKIDREREESRRRMAEKDKLLSKRSFQINALQAQLKELAYSPRNYKRTIPIQYTWPAGDQEVVQPIEDDLPFSQLRAGESLLEIHLKAATFTPAGLRTMGSICREDIVTFCTYSLLDFEVHSTPLVSGSQPNYGFTSRYALTARELGRLGGQGSRVRVELHQAIGGVKFVTHGSGQMSFMGAMERRGERVGGHVNIIGSEGEHVGVVDFWVRLFHAAEPTDTVAEGGADRRTATWRSPVQISLGWQDAGQEELHDYGGGIPNELVVMLERCVGLNARWPGLLPDAYLTYRLYDLPPHVSQTVPSNSDPVFSDITGYPLAVTADVLHYLRSSSLWVYVFDDSDDQIPPAYLAKTPIPLQALATGREIRGDYVLRDPAGGPRGLARVWIKWKYPFQPSVDTVLGGQGRQDREMESTEREERRREESEASQRPIAKPRVKTQLFEPRETKAVQKESLPRPPPVKQKRSQNIRPEQPPSVKPLATDRKRSTKRSPDLYHDTAHQTTEPKLTTHSDLPTRKSSPSTSSRRSSASTARTQDLPSVGQVSVEEEEEEEEKRSENAAAGDSDVPETSESSSSQSDIIIMPPKRKMKKGDKLRVEIMSLMFEQSSNVALDKSVQRVYVEYRLLGVPMETTETPMSLRKPTNGEEIHYNFTRVIYVDGSQSAPLRQYLYTMLEGTDPNQGRLKFTVVSEPMDDEEECVDVGHAFLDLRELLLTGNDVSDQQIDVVSVDEDKEVIGNLKVSLEAAKALTGIYQEFHQKRETKKEDDTDEEEEEEKEEEEQRERRKKI; translated from the exons ATGTCGCCAGTAATGGATGAAACAGCCGGGGATCTCCCAGTCAGAGACGTGGGACCAATGAGGGGGGGACTGATGCCAACGGCCCCAG ATACCCTGCGTGATGTGAAGTCATGGAGGAAGCATCATGTGATGAAGACAAAAA ATCCTCAGCGCCGGTTTCGGTTTCCCAGAGAGCATCTGGAGGACCTGTGTCTCAGACTGCAAGAGGAAAACAGTATGCTAGGACAACACACTCGTATACAGGAGCAGAGGCTACGCAG GATGTCCGCAAGACTGATTCGTCTCCGTCAGGCCCGTCCTGGGTCCAGTGCTGTGAAGGAGAGGGACATGGAGGACACCATACAGGAGCTGGAAGCCCGCGTGGCTATGCTGGAGAGCCAGAAAGCAGTGCTGCAGAACAAGCTGAGCCTGGCTAAGCAGCACATCATGGACATTGGGGGACGCACACCATACAAGTTCAGTAAAG GTAAAAGTATGGAAGTGGAGGGCGGAGTCAGGAGGGCCGCCCAGACTGCCCCGCCCCGCTACGGACCCACGCTGGAAGACACcagggcagagatggagagatt CAGGTCCAGTGTGACAGAGCAGGTGAGGGCTGCCGAGCTGGAGCTGACTGCCCAGGTGCTCAGAGACAcgctgagagagaaagagaaagagatagagggaactgtgagagacataaggAAGCAACAGGCTGACAGACACAG AATAACTATTAGAGAGAACGTGGATCAGATCCGTCTACAAAAGCAGCTTTCAGACAAGAGCACTGCCCTGAGAGTCACCCAGGAGAAGTTCAACAACCTGCAAGAG GCTTATGAGAATCAGCTGGAGGAG AGTCAGAGATCACTGAGGGAGAGCCAGGGAGCTCTGCTGGAGAAAGTGGAGGAGCTGACTGAACAGCTGAagcaggagagacagagagcccTGGCACTGGAGGGACAACTTACCACGTCTACCCTGTCTATACAGACCCTGGACAGG CTCCAGGATCGGATATTAGAcctggagggagagagggatcTAATAAAAGAAAACTATGACACTCTGCTAGAGAG TACTTTATCTGTGCGGAGCAACTACGAAGGCAATGGTGAACAACATACAGAAGTGAAtcagaggagggaggaggagggagaaaacATCCGGGGGATGGACATCCAGAGACTGGAGGAAATGCTGCAAgcagagaggggggagagggccaggctggagctggagctggagaAACTGAGACGAGACAAGGAGATGTTAGAGGAGAAGAGGGAGCAAGAAAGAG CGTTTTCTGCGACAACGAGAGACGGACGAGAGCATCTGGAACAGGAGGTTGTCCACTACAAAGAGCAGGTTTCTGCTCTGCAGGACAAACTGGACTCTGTCACCAAg gaGTTTGACATGAGTGTTGAGGATCTCAGTGAAACTCTTATACAGATCAAG GCATTTAGGATGCAGCAGGAGAGCAGGACGAAGCTGCATTTCCTCTGGGCTAATGAGAAGGTGGAGGATTCACCCCGGGAGCTGGCAAACATCCAGGCATCGCATGCTGAGACTGTGCTGGAACTACAGAAAACCAGAAACCTTCTACTGCTGGAGCACCACATCAGTAAAGACctgcag GAAGAGCTAAACACAGTCAACCAgaagatagacagagagagggaggagagcaggaggagaatggcagaaaaagacaaactttTATCAAAAAGAAGTTTTCAGATCAACGCTTTACAAG CTCAGTTGAAAGAGTTAGCATACAGCCCCAGGAACTACAAACGGACCATACCAATACAGTACACCTGGCCAGCTGGAGACCAGGAGGTGGTACAGCCCATTGAGGACGACCTACCTTTCTCTCAGCTGAGGGCTGGGGAGTCACTGTTGGAGATCCACCTTAAG GCCGCCACCTTCACCCCAGCAGGGCTCCGCACTATGGGCAGCATCTGTCGTGAAGACATTGTGACCTTCTGCACCTACAGCCTCTTGGACTTTGAGGTGCACTCCACCCCTCTGGTGTCAGGCAGTCAGCCCAACTACGGCTTTACGTCCCGCTACGCTCTAACAGCCAGAGAGCTGGGCAGGCTGGGAGGCCAGGGGTCAAGGGTCAGAGTGGAGCTCCACCAGGCGATAGGAGGGGTCAAGTTTGTGACACATGGAAGTGGGCAGATGTCCTTCATGGGTGCTATGGAAAGGAGAGGGGAGCGTGTTGGTGGACATGTCAATATCATAG GCTCCGAGGGCGAACATGTTGGTGTTGTGGATTTCTGGGTGCGCCTGTTTCATGCTGCAGAGCCGACAGACACTGTGGCAGAGGGAGGAGCTGACAGGAGAACAGCAACATGGAGGAGTCCCGTGCAGATCTCTCTTGGCTGGCAAGATGCTGGTCAGGAG GAGTTACATGACTACGGTGGGGGGATCCCCAATGAGTTGGTGGTTATGTTGGAACGCTGTGTGGGCCTTAACGCTCGCTGGCCTGGACTTCTTCCTGATGCCTACCTGACATACAGGTTGTACGACCTGCCACCTCACGTCTCTCAAACAGTCCCGTCCAACAGTGACCCCGTGTTCAGTGACATCACCGGCTACCCACTTGCCGTAACAGCTGATGTGTTGCACTACCTGAG GTCCAGCAGTTTGTGGGTGTATGTGTTTGATGACAGCGATGACCAGATACCGCCAGCCTATCTGGCCAAGACCCCCATCCCACTGCAAGCCCTGGCTACAGGCAGAGAGATCagag GTGACTATGTTCTCAGGGATCCAGCTGGTGGACCTCGGGGCTTGGCTAGGGTCTGGATAAAATGGAAGTACCCCTTCCAGCCATCAGTGGACACTGTGCTGGGCGGACAGGGAAGACAGGACAGAGAAATGGAAAGCactgagagggaggagaggaggagagaagagtcTGAAGCATCACAGAGGCCTATAGCCAAGCCCAGAGTGAAG ACTCAGCTATTTGAGCCGAGAGAAACCAAAGCAGTGCAGAAAGAGAGTTTG CCTCGGCCTCCACCTGTGAAACAGAAAAGATCACAAAACATACGACCAGAGCAACCCCCCTCGGTGAAACCGCTGGCCACGGACAGGAAGAGATCCACCAAAAGGTCACCTGACCTTTACCACGACACAGCACATCAGACAACCGAGCCCAAACTGACCACACACTCTGATTTGCCAACAAGAAA ATCTTCACCCAGCACATCATCGAGGCGAAGCTCTGCCAGCACTGCCAGGACTCAG GACCTTCCCTCTGTGGGTCAGGTGTCagtagaggaagaggaagaggaggaggagaagaggagtgAGAATG CTGCAGCAGGGGACAGTGATGTCCCAGAAACGTCAGAGTCAAGTTCCTCACAGAGCGACATTATTATCATGCCACCAAAACGGAAAATGAAGAAG GGAGACAAGCTGAGAGTCGAGATCATGTCCCTGATGTTTGAACAGTCCTCAAACGTGGCGCTGGACAAATCAGTGCAGCGTGTGTATGTGGAATACCGGCTGCTGGGTGTCCCCATGGAGACGACAGAAACACCCATGTCCCTCCGCAAACCCACAAATGGGGAGGAGATTCACTACAACTTCACACGAG tgATTTATGTGGATGGTTCCCAGTCAGCTCCACTCAGACAGTATCTTTACACCATGTTGGAGGGCACGGACCCCAACCAGGGCAG GTTAAAGTTCACAGTAGTCAGTGAGCCGATGGACGATGAGGAGGAGTGTGTGGACGTCGGACATGCTTTTCTGGACCTACGGGAacttctcctcactggaaatgATGTCAGCGATCAACAAATTGATG TGGTGAGTGTGGATGAAGACAAGGAGGTGATAGGAAATCTGAAAGTGTCTCTGGAAGCAGCGAAAGCTCTGACTGGGATATACCAGGAGTTTCACCAGAAGAGAGAGACCAAGAAAGAAGATGACAcagatgaggaagaagaggaggagaaagaagaagaggagcagagggagagaagaaaaaagatatAA